The Arachis hypogaea cultivar Tifrunner chromosome 19, arahy.Tifrunner.gnm2.J5K5, whole genome shotgun sequence genome has a window encoding:
- the LOC112777688 gene encoding putative F-box/FBD/LRR-repeat protein At4g00315 isoform X2, with product MDRISALPKHILHDILARLPEKDAAMTSVLSNEWRDTWYSFPILSICDRIIIGSYSPQIISKLDKLIGYVTRRLLKLREQSLTTKVFKLDMRPEHNNYMSHHFDLWMNMVSENRVEVLELCLLYFAPYLVRQYDLPRCVFEVRSLTKLVLKGKITLNQSFFNHSIKLFSLRTLCLRELLVEDKGIIEHLISHCPLLEDLTVYCCLVYNRKNPFENEKFVESLFLHGLQKLKEAEIQGIKEVYIDAPNLENLCYAYGPFYNLEVPLKLNLDSFTRLRCLRLRNSSITEKWLLDLFHKFPFLEHLELCSCNMLERINISSAQLMILEVNSDLKEVNIDAPNLLSFDYCGDHRAIISFLTSSDHLVFNASPVHEFRHGYYSLREFIQNIKPQKVLASLSLSVYHSNGFVYELLMGRKKQEWFDHFGGTKCWWHDLKIVKVTYSFNVDEKLDFKNAVNAILLSTDDRESVSFSLEL from the exons ATGGACCGAATATCTGCTCTGCCAAAACATATACTTCATGACATTCTTGCAAGGTTGCCAGAAAAAGATGCTGCTATGACTAGTGTTTTGTCAAATGAATGGAGAGACACATGGTATTCATTTCCCATATTATCCATTTGCGACAGAATTATTATTGGTTCTTATAGTCCTCAGATAATTAGCAAACTAGACAAACTAATTGGCTATGTCACGAGAAGATTGTTGAAGCTTCGTGAGCAAAGCTTAACAACAAAAGTATTTAAGCTCGACATGAGGCCAGAACACAATAACTATATGTCCCATCATTTTGATCTTTGGATGAACATGGTTAGCGAAAATCGGGTGGAAGTACTTGAGCTTTGCCTCCTCTACTTTGCCCCCTATCTTGTTCGACAATATGACTTACCACGTTGTGTCTTTGAAGTTAGATCTCTTACTAAGTTGGTGTTGAAAGGAAAAATAACACTTAACCAATCATTCTTCAATCATTCTATCAAGTTATTTTCACTGAGAACACTATGTTTACGTGAGCTACTCGTTGAAGATAAAGGAATTATTGAGCATCTCATTTCTCACTGTCCCCTGCTTGAAGATTTAACTGTATATTGTTGTTTAGTATATAACAGGAAGAATCCATTTGAAAACGAAAAATTTGTGGAATCATTATTCTTGCATGGTCTACAAAAGCTAAAGGAAGCTGAAATTCAAGGAATAAAAGAGGTATATATTGATGCTCCAAATCTTGAGAACTTATGTTATGCATATGGTCCTTTCTATAATTTAGAAGTTCCCCTCAAGTTGAATTTAGACAGTTTCACAAGATTGAGATGTTTGCGGCTGAGGAACTCCAGTATTACAGAAAAGTGGTTACTTGATCTATTTCATAAATTCCCTTTCCTTGAGCATTTGGAATTGTGTTCTTGCAATATGTTAGAGAGAATTAATATTTCGAGTGCTCAACTCATGATCTTGGAGGTTAACTCTGACTTGAAGGAGGTGAATATTGATGCTCcaaatttattatcatttgaCTATTGCGGAGATCACAGAGCTATTATATCTTTCCTAACAAGTTCTGATCATTTGGTATTCAATGCCTCTCCTGTCCATGAATTTAGGCATGGTTATTATAGCTTGAGGGAATTTATCCAAAACATTAAACCACAAAAGGTTTTGGCATCACTCTCCCTCTCTGTCTATCATTCGAATGGG TTTGTCTATGAGTTGCTGATGGGCAGAAAAAAGCAGGAGTGGTTTGACCATTTTGGTGGTACAAAGTGTTGGTGGCATGACTTGAAGATTGTCAAGGTCACATACTCTTTTAACGTTGACGAGAAGCTTGACTTTAAGAACGCGGTAAATGCAATATTATTGTCAACTGATGACCGGGAATCTGTTAGTTTTAGCTTAGAATTGTAA
- the LOC112777688 gene encoding putative F-box/FBD/LRR-repeat protein At4g00315 isoform X1: MDRISALPKHILHDILARLPEKDAAMTSVLSNEWRDTWYSFPILSICDRIIIGSYSPQIISKLDKLIGYVTRRLLKLREQSLTTKVFKLDMRPEHNNYMSHHFDLWMNMVSENRVEVLELCLLYFAPYLVRQYDLPRCVFEVRSLTKLVLKGKITLNQSFFNHSIKLFSLRTLCLRELLVEDKGIIEHLISHCPLLEDLTVYCCLVYNRKNPFENEKFVESLFLHGLQKLKEAEIQGIKEVYIDAPNLENLCYAYGPFYNLEVPLKLNLDSFTRLRCLRLRNSSITEKWLLDLFHKFPFLEHLELCSCNMLERINISSAQLMILEVNSDLKEVNIDAPNLLSFDYCGDHRAIISFLTSSDHLVFNASPVHEFRHGYYSLREFIQNIKPQKVLASLSLSVYHSNGIEQNCLSIQQVSSIPPSIKCLELDSSPNEDEDLYFHYMNWLLSCCCPKTISFFFQYDYGMKPFTVFVYELLMGRKKQEWFDHFGGTKCWWHDLKIVKVTYSFNVDEKLDFKNAVNAILLSTDDRESVSFSLEL, from the exons ATGGACCGAATATCTGCTCTGCCAAAACATATACTTCATGACATTCTTGCAAGGTTGCCAGAAAAAGATGCTGCTATGACTAGTGTTTTGTCAAATGAATGGAGAGACACATGGTATTCATTTCCCATATTATCCATTTGCGACAGAATTATTATTGGTTCTTATAGTCCTCAGATAATTAGCAAACTAGACAAACTAATTGGCTATGTCACGAGAAGATTGTTGAAGCTTCGTGAGCAAAGCTTAACAACAAAAGTATTTAAGCTCGACATGAGGCCAGAACACAATAACTATATGTCCCATCATTTTGATCTTTGGATGAACATGGTTAGCGAAAATCGGGTGGAAGTACTTGAGCTTTGCCTCCTCTACTTTGCCCCCTATCTTGTTCGACAATATGACTTACCACGTTGTGTCTTTGAAGTTAGATCTCTTACTAAGTTGGTGTTGAAAGGAAAAATAACACTTAACCAATCATTCTTCAATCATTCTATCAAGTTATTTTCACTGAGAACACTATGTTTACGTGAGCTACTCGTTGAAGATAAAGGAATTATTGAGCATCTCATTTCTCACTGTCCCCTGCTTGAAGATTTAACTGTATATTGTTGTTTAGTATATAACAGGAAGAATCCATTTGAAAACGAAAAATTTGTGGAATCATTATTCTTGCATGGTCTACAAAAGCTAAAGGAAGCTGAAATTCAAGGAATAAAAGAGGTATATATTGATGCTCCAAATCTTGAGAACTTATGTTATGCATATGGTCCTTTCTATAATTTAGAAGTTCCCCTCAAGTTGAATTTAGACAGTTTCACAAGATTGAGATGTTTGCGGCTGAGGAACTCCAGTATTACAGAAAAGTGGTTACTTGATCTATTTCATAAATTCCCTTTCCTTGAGCATTTGGAATTGTGTTCTTGCAATATGTTAGAGAGAATTAATATTTCGAGTGCTCAACTCATGATCTTGGAGGTTAACTCTGACTTGAAGGAGGTGAATATTGATGCTCcaaatttattatcatttgaCTATTGCGGAGATCACAGAGCTATTATATCTTTCCTAACAAGTTCTGATCATTTGGTATTCAATGCCTCTCCTGTCCATGAATTTAGGCATGGTTATTATAGCTTGAGGGAATTTATCCAAAACATTAAACCACAAAAGGTTTTGGCATCACTCTCCCTCTCTGTCTATCATTCGAATGGG ATTGAACAGAATTGTCTGAGTATACAGCAAGTTTCATCCATTCCTCCTAGTATCAAATGCTTGGAATTGGACTCTTCTCCAAATGAGGATGAGGATCTTTATTTCCATTATATGAATTGGTTGCTCTCTTGTTGCTGTCCAAAAActatttcattcttctttcagTATGATTATGGCATGAAACCATTCACTGTG TTTGTCTATGAGTTGCTGATGGGCAGAAAAAAGCAGGAGTGGTTTGACCATTTTGGTGGTACAAAGTGTTGGTGGCATGACTTGAAGATTGTCAAGGTCACATACTCTTTTAACGTTGACGAGAAGCTTGACTTTAAGAACGCGGTAAATGCAATATTATTGTCAACTGATGACCGGGAATCTGTTAGTTTTAGCTTAGAATTGTAA
- the LOC140182101 gene encoding uncharacterized protein, which translates to MNLTYTCTQAHRVEILHSKWLGKAFKKKVEANPKGTFREQYKRIYDYGQELMRANPGSSVRIQVQRSPDIDNEAPASSMTNYFIFQRICGGQLLTAIGWDPNDQMLLIAYGVVEAETKDSWTWFLSHLASDVGLEKMRRSTFMSDQQKGLFPVYQEVIPGVDNRFCVRHLYSNFRKRFPGLQLKKLMWKCAKATHGKDWERHMAELKAVNQEAYRYLIAIPPRYWSRSRFTYNSKVDTLINNMSESFNSAIVDAREKPIVTMLKKIRVKLMTRWAKNRELAQNYSGTILPRIRFRLEKRSRSAREWRPYWSAAQKYEVVNGLDKFDVDLGSHECSCRMWQMSSIPCIHAISCIKFKGLELEPFVDGCYKKEAYMRCYDSIIQPLNGVDL; encoded by the exons ATGAACTTGACATACACATGCACACAAGCACACAGGGTGGAGATTTTACACTCGAAATGGCTCGGCAAGGCGTTTAAGAAGAAGGTTGAAGCAAATCCGAAG GGAACCTTCCGAGAGCAGTATAAAAGGATTTATGACTATGGACAGGAGCTAATGAGGGCAAATCCAGGATCCTCAGTTCGCATACAAGTGCAGAGGTCCCCAGATATTGATAATGAAGCACCAGCATCATCCATGACCAATTACTTCATCTTTCAGAGGATCTGT GGAGGACAACTGCTCACTGCAATTGGTTGGGATCCGAATGATCAAATGCTTCTGATTGCATATGGGGTTGTGGAGGCCGAGACGAAGGACTCATGGACTTGGTTTCTAAGTCATCTTGCATCTGATGTTGGGCTTGAGAAGATGAGAAGATCTACTTTCATGTCTGACCAACAGAAA GGTTTGTTTCCAGTATATCAAGAGGTTATACCAGGAGTGGATAATCGGTTCTGTGTGAGACACTTGTACAGCAACTTCAGGAAAAGGTTTCCAGGGTTACAATTGAAGAAACTGATGTGGAAGTGTGCTAAGGCGACTCACGGGAAGGATTGGGAGAGGCACATGGCCGAGTTGAAAGCTGTGAATCAGGAAGCCTATAGGTACCTAATTGCTATCCCTCCTAGGTATTGGTCTAGATCTAGGTTCACTTATAACTCTAAAGTAGATACACTGATTAATAACATGTCTGAAAGCTTTAATTCTGCCATAGTTGATGCTAGAGAGAAGCCTATAGTTACGATGTTAAAGAAAATTAGGGTTAAACTAATGACTAGGTGGGCAAAAAATAGGGAACTTGCACAGAATTATTCAGGAACAATCTTACCTAGGATTAGATTCAGGTTGGAGAAGAGATCTAGGTCAGCTAGGGAGTGGCGGCCATACTGGTCTGCAGCTCAGAAGTATGAAGTTGTGAACGGTTTAGACAAGTTTGATGTAGACTTAGGCTCCCATGAATGTTCATGTAGAATGTGGCAGATGAGTAGCATACCTTGTATCCATGCTATTAGTTGCATCAAGTTCAAGGGACTTGAGTTAGAACCTTTTGTGGATGGCTGTTATAAGAAAGAAGCGTACATGAGGTGCTATGACTCAATCATACAGCCCTTGAATGGAGTAGATCTTTAG